A stretch of the Pseudorasbora parva isolate DD20220531a chromosome 13, ASM2467924v1, whole genome shotgun sequence genome encodes the following:
- the mutyh gene encoding adenine DNA glycosylase produces MSRLRSAVQKGKKAALENTEVVKSSKKKKSKHVIKEEEPSEIEPSSYHFFHDPTEISLFRAHLLEWYEQNKRELPWRTLALTEPDVNIRTYAVWVSEIMLQQTQVATVIDYYNRWMKRWPTVEKLAAATLEEVNQMWAGLGYYSRGRRLHEGAQKVVSELNGQMPKTTAGLLKQLPGVGRYTAGAIGSIALEQVTGAVDGNVIRVLCRVRAIGADSSSPTVTDALWKIADTLVDRERPGDFNQAMMELGARVCTPKSPLCSQCPIQTHCHAFRKMSIKQEIDSKRLLSKLASNLKNSVPDIENCLAGGSCNLCLSEDWDPQLGVQNYPRKPVKKAPRVEQTLTCIVERKRDGEEMEYLLTQRPSKGLLAGMWELPSMLLEADVSESKYKGLICDMMQKLLETSLDAHSVQSVGEVVHIFSHIHQTYIVFSVRVSDWSDREQEQKTCWLSKSALQEAAVSTGVKKIMKLYESSSKVDIKEKKRKPSTEKGSNKIKKPKGAATNGGPKQLCLTTFFSTSKATA; encoded by the exons ATGAGCAGGTTAAGATCAGCTGTGCAGAAGGGGAAGAAAGCGGCTCTAGAAAACACTGAGGTGGTCAAATCCAGCAAGAAGAAGAAATCAAAGCATGTCATTAAAGAAG AGGAACCATCTGAAATTGAACCTTCATCATACCACTTTTTCCATGATCCAACTGAAATCTCTCTCTTCCGTGCTCACCTTCTGGAGTGGTATGAACAAAATAAGAGAGAGCTTCCCTGGAGAACATTG GCTTTGACAGAACCAGATGTTAATATCAGGACATATGCAG TGTGGGTCTCAGAGATCATGTTACAACAGACTCAAGTTGCCACAGTGATAGACTACTATAACAGATGGATGAAG AGATGGCCGACTGTGGAGAAACTTGCTGCAGCTACACTAGAG GAAGTGAACCAAATGTGGGCGGGTCTTGGATACTACTCTCGAGGACGTAGGTTGCATGAAGGTGCTCAGAAA GTGGTATCAGAACTGAATGGACAGATGCCAAAGACCACAGCGGGATTACTGAAACAGCTGCCTGGGGTCGGACGTTACACCGCCGGGGCGATTGGGTCTATAGCACTTGaacag GTTACGGGTGCAGTTGATGGAAATGTCATTCGAGTTCTGTGTCGCGTTCGAGCCATAGGAGCAGACAGTAGCAGTCCCACTGTGACGGATGCTTTATG GAAAATTGCTGATACACTTGTTGATCGAGAGAGACCTGGAGATTTTAATCAGGCTATGATGGAGTTAGGGGCCAGAGTCTGCACCCCGAAATCCCCTCTCTGCAGCCAGTGTCCCATTCAGACCCACTGTCATGCCTTTAGAAAG ATGAGCATTAAACAAGAGATTGACTCCAAAAGACTTCTAAGTAAACTTGCCTCAAATCTCAAAAACTCTGTTCCTGACATAGAGAATTGTT TGGCTGGTGGCAGTTGTAACTTGTGCCTGTCAGAGGACTGGGATCCTCAGCTGGGGGTGCAGAATTATCCAAGGAAGCCTGTTAAAAAGGCTCCACGTGTGGAGCAAACCCTAACTTGTATAGTGGAACGTAAGCGGGATGGGGAAGAGATGGAATATCTGCTCACTCAAAGACCAAGCAAAG GACTCTTGGCAGGGATGTGGGAGCTACCCAGCATGCTCTTGGAAGCTGATGTCTCTGAGAGTAAATATAAAGGCTTGATATGTGACATGATGCAAAAACTGCTGGAAACATCCCTGGACGCTCACTCAGTGCAGTCTGTGGGAGAG GTGGTTCACATTTTCTCCCACATCCATCAAACCTACATTGTCTTTTCCGTGCGTGTGTCTGACTGgtcagatagagagcaagagcaGAAGACCTGCTGGCTCAGTAAATCAGCTCTGCAAGAGGCGGCTGTATCCACTGGGGTTAAaaag ATTATGAAGCTCTATGAATCTTCAAGCAAGGTGGACATCAAG GAAAAGAAGAGAAAACCCAGCACCGAGAAAgggtcaaacaaaataaaaaagcctAAGGGTGCTGCGACTAATGGAGGACCCAAACAACTCTGCCTCACTACATTTTTTTCTACCTCAAAGGCAACAGCCTAA
- the elovl8b gene encoding ELOVL fatty acid elongase 8b, which translates to METTWKRVESMHRWILENGDQRTDPWLLVYSPVPIICIFLCYLGVIWIGPKLMKHKEPVNLKAVLIVYNFAMVGLSVYMFHEFLVTSWLANYSYLCQPVDYSHSPLGMRMASVCWWFFFSKVIELSDTVFFILRKKNSQLTFLHVYHHGTMIFNWWAGVKFVAGGQSFFIGLLNTFVHIVMYSYYGLAALGPHMQKYLWWKRYLTSLQLTQFVFLTLHTGYNLFTECDFPDSMNAVVFAYCVSLIILFSNFYYQSYITRKSKKS; encoded by the exons ATGGAAACAACGTGGAAGAGAGTGGAATCCATGCACCGCTGGATTCTAGAAAATGGGG ATCAGCGGACAGACCCATGGCTTCTAGTCTACTCTCCTGTACCAATCATCTGCATATTTTTGTGCTATCTTGGGGTTATTTGGATCGGACCCAAACTTATGAAACACAAAGAACCAGTGAACCTAAAAGCAGTGCTTATTGTGTACAACTTTGCCATGGTCGGTTTGTCTGTTTACATGTTCCATGAG TTCTTGGTCACATCTTGGCTGGCAAACTACAGTTATCTGTGTCAACCTGTGGACTACAGCCACAGTCCACTAGGAATGAGG ATGGCCAGTGTATGCTGGTGGTTCTTCTTCTCTAAAGTCATTGAGCTTAGTGATACA GTCTTTTTCATCCTAAGAAAAAAGAATAGCCAACTCACATTTCTACATGTGTATCATCATGGAACTATGATCTTTAACTGGTGGGCAGGAGTTAAATTTGTGGCAGGAGGTCAAT CATTTTTTATCGGGCTGCTGAACACTTTTGTTCATATTGTGATGTATTCGTACTATGGCTTGGCCGCCCTGGGGCCTCATATGCAGAAATATCTGTGGTGGAAGCGCTACCTCACCTCACTGCAGCTG ACCCAGTTTGTCTTTCTGACTCTTCACACTGGATACAACCTCTTCACTGAGTGTGACTTCCCTGATTCCATGAATGCAGTTGTGTTTGCATACTGCGTCAGCCTCATTATACTTTTCAGCAACTTTTACTACCAGAGCTACATAACCAGGAAGAGCAAGAAGTCTTAA